The following proteins are co-located in the Mus pahari chromosome 14, PAHARI_EIJ_v1.1, whole genome shotgun sequence genome:
- the Wsb1 gene encoding WD repeat and SOCS box-containing protein 1 isoform X2 has product MDKYTMIRRLDGHHHDVVACDFSPDGALLVTASYDTRVYVWDPHNGDLLMEFGHLFPPPTPIFAGGANDRWVRAVSFSHDGLHVASLADDKMVRFWRIDEECPVQVAPLSNGLCCAFSTDGSVLAAGTHDGSVYFWATPRQVPSLQHLCRMSIRRVMPTQEVQKLPVPSKILAFLSYRV; this is encoded by the exons ATGGATAAATACACCATGATTAGGAGACTGGACGGTCATCACCATGATGTGGTGGCTTGTGACTTTTCTCCTGATGGAGCATTACTAGTTACTGCGTCCTATGATACTCGTGTgtatgtctgggatccacacaatGGAGACCTTCTGATGGAGTTCGG GCACCTGTTTCCCCCGCCCACTCCAATATTTGCTGGAGGAGCAAATGACCGATGGGTGAGAGCTGTGTCTTTCAGTCATGATGGACTGCATGTTGCCAGCCTTGCTGATGATAA AATGGTGAGGTTCTGGAGAATTGATGAGGAGTGTCCGGTACAAGTTGCGCCTTTGAGCAATGGTCTTTGCTGTGCCTTTTCTACTGATGGCAGTGTTTTAGCTGCTGg GACACATGATGGAAGTGTGTATTTTTGGGCCACTCCAAGGCAAGTCCCTAGCCTTCAACATTTATGTCGCATGTCAATCCGAAGAGTGATGCCCACCCAAGAAGTCCAAAAACTGCCTGTTCCTTCCAAAATATTGGCATTTCTCTCCTACCGCGTTTAG